Proteins encoded within one genomic window of Buteo buteo chromosome 30, bButBut1.hap1.1, whole genome shotgun sequence:
- the LOC142025906 gene encoding synaptonemal complex central element protein 1-like, producing the protein MDGDPHGEGLRRPCPPGRGGRFLPRGTRMSLSVMSSPHQGVPCPPAGGPRLEALLGRIRSLHRARQVLAREMAEAQGQSEGLRQHLEQLEERQAALEGLWQQKQEALRVARLRREEVEAEGQRRQGLCLSRQQDLEGAGEQREHLRHLRRGQRQEFWQQLDDLMEEHKHLREAHTPAQLEAELVQLEEAREKLLSQERHLLEAEEQLGPEAHVAMRLVEQEEEGARQRLGAELGRRQVHLRHRDRLAEELERLQRPLEAPPE; encoded by the exons ATGGACGGTGACCCACACGGTGAGGGGCTCCGGCGGCCATGTCCCCCGGGACGCGGAGGCAGGTTTCTCCCCCGAGGAACACGAATGTCACTGTCTGTCATGTCGTCCCCCCACCAAGGTGTCCCTTGTCCCCCCGCGGGGGGTCCACGGCTGGAGGCACTGCTGGGGCGGATCCGCAGCCTGCACCGAG CCCGTCAGGTCCTGGCGCGGGAGATGGCGGAGGCGCAAGGACAGAGCGAGGGGTTGCGACAGCACCTGGAACAAC TGGAAGAGCGTCAGGCGGCGCTGGAAGGGCTCTGGCAGCAGAAGCAAG AGGCGCTGCGGGTGGCACGGTTGcgcagggaggaggtggaggccGAAGGTCAAAG GCGCCAGGGCCTGTGCCTGAGCCGCCAGCAGGACCTGGAGGGGGCGGGGGAGCAGCGGGAACACCTGCGTCACCTGCGTCGGGGACAAAG GCAGGAGTTCTGGCAGCAGCTCGATGACCTCATGGAGGAGCACAAACACCTGCGTGAAGCGCAC ACCCCCGCCCAGTTAGAGGCTGAACTGGTGCAACTGGAGGAGGCGCGGGAGAAGCTGCTGAGCCAGG aGCGCCAcctgctggaggcagaggagcagctgggacCTGAAGCCCATGTGGCCAT GCGATtggtggagcaggaggaggagggggcgcGGCAGCGTTTGGGGGCGGAGCTTGGACGGCGGCAGGTCCACCTGCGCCACCGGGACAG GCTGGCGGAAGAGCTGGAGCGGCTGCAGCGCCCCCTGGAGGCTCCGCCCGAGTGA
- the VMA22 gene encoding vacuolar ATPase assembly protein VMA22, which produces MEGSPALDAAVLELLEALETLQQKRQLLTQLLRQGWLSLSEARYSLGCHRVSSLQYGATMVPRIRVLPRQDPGGPPHFEEVPGTGGDPEDPDPQQGGSDGLRQRRGPPEKGGAPPRAPPDPLAWFGVLVPPSLRQAQGSFIQGVTVAVELAGLQGAVADAIARYRALLHRKRHPDGDAGTLGDSETLGDTRTTGDTGTSGDTETLGDTRTTGDTGTSGDTETLGDTRTTRDTETAEDAVTA; this is translated from the exons atGGAGG GGTCGCCGGCGCTGGACGCGGcggtgctggagctgctggaggcgCTGGAGACGCTGCAGCAGAAACGTCAGCTCCTCACCCAGCTCCTGCGCCAG GGGTGGCTGTCCCTGTCCGAGGCCCGTTACTCCCTGGGGTGCCACCGCGTCTCGTCCCTGCAGTACGGGGCCACCATGGTCCCCCGCATCCGCGTCCTCCCCAG gcaggaCCCGGGAGGACCCCCCCACTTTGAGGAGGTGCCAGGCACAGGGGGGGACCCTGAGGACCCCGACCCCCAGCAGGGGGGGAGCGATg ggcTGCGGCAGCGCCGGGGTCCCCCAGAAAaagggggtgcccccccccgcgccccccccgaTCCCCTGGCCTGGTTCGGGGTGCtggtgccccccagcctgcggCAGGCCCAGGGCAGCTTCATCCAGG GGGTGACGGTGGCGGTGGAGCTGGCGGGGCTGCAGGGCGCCGTGGCGGACGCCATCGCCCGCTACCGCGCCCTCCTGCACCGCAAGCGTCACCCCGACGGGGACGCCGGGACCCTCGGGGACAGCGAGACCCTCGGGGACACCCGGACCACGGGTGACACGGGGACCTCGGGGGACACCGAGACCCTCGGGGACACCCGGACCACGGGTGACACGGGGACCTCGGGGGACACCGAGACCCTCGGGGACACCCGGACCACGCGTGACACCGAGACGGCGGAGGACGCGGTGACCGCGTGA
- the MON1B gene encoding vacuolar fusion protein MON1 homolog B: MAAAAAGSPPGEGTPQPPDAAEADPTEPAAAVSSPDYRRDEEEEVSPAAVPAAVTSSGCQHAGEEEEVTAAVTTVAAMTSPGCRRGGEEDVTAAGWRCRRKHVFVLSEAGKPIYSRHGNEEALAATMGVMMALVSFIQSGGNAIRAICSEDRTLVFEQRGPLLLVSVSRTRQSAAQLRRELAFVHEQILSLLTRGGIARVFARRRGYDLRRLLAGAEAVLDRLLSGAAADGRLLLGAARCLPLPAALRRAVSGALRRAAAAAVPAPALALLAAGGRLVTAARQRALAEGGRLCASDLHLLLNLLGSGVGAGEVWTPVCLPRFNPDGYFYAYAAALGEEEEEEGGGGGTGGVTLILLSTEREGFYAAAGCRRRLEETLRAQGWLGELGAAVRGGAGYGPARPGAPELRHFLYKPLEGPEEMQQLPQFTSPELEDPYTSEEEQHRLFDLYHYLHSRVHSPHRPLRLLYHVAEKETLLAWVTSKFELYGCFSPLVTKAGAIGVLTKLLRWLKKEEDWLFIRYPPPYCATPARSEGAEAEG, encoded by the exons atggcggcggcggcggccggttCCCCTCCCGGCGAagggaccccccagcccccag ACGCGGCGGAGGCCGACCCGAcggagccggcggcggccgTGTCGTCCCCGGATTACCGTCGCGACGAGGAAGAAGAGGTATCCCCGGCGGCGGTACCGGCGGCCGTGACGTCCTCGGGGTGTCAGCACGccggggaagaggaggaggtgacggCTGCGGTGACGACGGTGGCGGCCATGACGTCCCCGGGATGCCGGCGCGGCGGGGAAGAGGACGTGACGGCGGCGGGGTGGCGTTGCCGGCGGAAGCACGTCTTCGTGTTGAGCGAGGCGGGGAAACCCATCTACTCCCGGCACGGTAACGAAGAAGCGTTGGCGGCCACCATGGGCGTCATGATGGCGCTCGTCTCCTTCATCCAGAGCGGCGGCAACGCCATTCGCGCCATCTGTTCCG AGGACCGGACTTTGGTGTTCGAGCAGCGCGGACCCTTGTTGCTGGTGTCGGTGTCCCGCACGCGGCAATCGGCGGCGCAGCTACGGCGGGAACTGGCCTTCGTCCATGAGCAGATCCTCAGCCTCCTCACCCGCGGCGGTATCGCCCGCGTATTTGCCCGCCGCCGCGGTTACGATCTCCGGCGTCTCCTCGCTGGCGCCGAAGCTGTCCTCGACCGTCTCCTGTCTGGCGCAGCAGCAGACGGGCGGTTGTTGTTGGGAGCGGCTCGTTGCCTGCCCCTTCCGGCAGCCCTTCGGCGGGCGGTTTCGGGAGCTCTtcgccgcgccgccgccgccgctgtcCCCGCCCCCGCTTTGGCTTTGTTGGCGGCCGGCGGGCGGTTGGTGACGGCGGCGCGGCAGCGGGCTTTGGCGGAAGGCGGCCGGTTGTGTGCCAGCGACCTTCACCTCCTCCTCAATCTtttggggagtggggtgggggcgGGCGAAGTGTGGACCCCCGTCTGTTTACCCCGCTTCAACCCCGACGGCTATTTCTACGCCTACGCGGCGGCGCTgggcgaggaagaggaggaggaaggcggcggcggcggcactgGCGGGGTGACGCTCATCCTGCTGTCGACGGAGCGCGAGGGGTTCTATGCAGCGGCGGGGTGCCGGCGGCGTTTGGAGGAGACGCTGCGGGCGCAGGGGTGgttgggggagctgggggcggCGGTACGGGGAGGGGCGGGGTacggccccgcccgccccggcgccCCCGAGCTCCGCCATTTTCTTTACAAGCCCTTGGAGGGGCCGGAGGaaatgcagcagctgccacAGTTTACAAG CCCCGAGCTGGAGGACCCCTACACCAGCGAGGAGGAGCAACACCGGCTCTTCGACCTGTACCACTACCTGCACAGCCGCGTGCACAGCCCCCACCGGCCCCTGCGCCTCCTCTACCACGTAGCTGAGAAGGAGACACTCTTGGCTTGG GTGACGAGCAAATTCGAGCTGTACGGCTGCTTCAGCCCACTGGTGACGAAGGCGGGAGCCATCGGGGTCCTCACCAAGCTGCTGCGCTGgctgaagaaggaggaggactGGCTCTTCATCCGCTACCCGCCGCCATACTGTGCTACCCCCGCCCGCTCCGAGGGGGCCGAGGCCGAGGGCTGA
- the IMP4 gene encoding U3 small nucleolar ribonucleoprotein IMP4 isoform X2, with protein sequence MVTTSRDPSSRLRVFAKEVCLLIPGARRMNRGRAELGALVGACRAAGVTDLLVLHETRGRPDGLSLCHLPHGPTAHFTLSGAVLRQEVGGLGGAPLAAPHLLLLRLDSPLGRRVGTILKHLFPVPRPDSRRVVTFANEDDVILVRNHVYRRQGRTVELEEVGPRFQLRPYLIRLGTLEQGDAADVEWRWHPYTATAPKRRLLSAQ encoded by the exons ATGGTGACGACCTCCCGTGACCCCAGCTCCCGCCTCCGCGTCTTTGCCAAG GAGGTGTGCCTGCTGATCCCGGGGGCGCGGCGGATGAACCGGGGCCGGGCGGAGCTGGGGGCGTTGGTGGGGGCGTGCCGGGCCGCCGGCGTCACCGACCTCCTGGTGCTGCACGAGACCCGGGGGAGGCCCG ACGGGCTGTCCCTGTGTCACCTGCCCCACGGCCCCACGGCCCACTTCACCCTCAGCGGGGCGGTGCTGCggcaggaggtgggggggctggggggggccccccTGGCGGctccccatctcctgctgctgcgCCTCGACTCCCCCCTGGGACGCAGG gTGGGCACAATCCTGAAGCACCTCTTCCCCGTCCCCCGCCCCGACAGCCGCCGCGTGGTGACGTTTGCCAACGAGGATGATGTCATTTTAGTCCG AAACCACGTTTACCGGCGGCAGGGGAGGACGGTGGAGCTGGAAGAGGTGGGACCCCGGTTCCAGCTGCGCC CTTATCTGATCCGCCTGGGGACCCTGGAGCAGGGGGACGCGGCCGACGTGGAATGGCGCTGGCACCCCTACACCGCCACGGCCCCCAAACGCCGCCTCCTCAGCGCCCAGTGA
- the IMP4 gene encoding U3 small nucleolar ribonucleoprotein IMP4 isoform X1, producing MLRRQARERREYLQRRAQEDRLRRQQDKKEKLRQALDENRLLPTELRREALALQKELEFDTPGVGDTTGSQDDEYRWAGLEPPKVMVTTSRDPSSRLRVFAKEVCLLIPGARRMNRGRAELGALVGACRAAGVTDLLVLHETRGRPDGLSLCHLPHGPTAHFTLSGAVLRQEVGGLGGAPLAAPHLLLLRLDSPLGRRVGTILKHLFPVPRPDSRRVVTFANEDDVILVRNHVYRRQGRTVELEEVGPRFQLRPYLIRLGTLEQGDAADVEWRWHPYTATAPKRRLLSAQ from the exons ATG CTCCGCCGGCAAGCCCGGGAACGCCGTGAGTACCTGCAGCGCCGGGCGCAGGAGGATCGGCTTCGGAGACAGCAGGATAAGAAAGAGAAACTGCGGCAGGCACTGGATG AGAACCGGCTGCTGCCCACGGAGCTGCGGCGCGAGGCCTTGGCcctgcagaaggagctggagTTCGACACGCCGGGGGTGGGCG ACACCACTGGTAGCCAAGACGACGAGTACCGGTGGGCGGGGCTAGAGCCCCCCAAGGTGATGGTGACGACCTCCCGTGACCCCAGCTCCCGCCTCCGCGTCTTTGCCAAG GAGGTGTGCCTGCTGATCCCGGGGGCGCGGCGGATGAACCGGGGCCGGGCGGAGCTGGGGGCGTTGGTGGGGGCGTGCCGGGCCGCCGGCGTCACCGACCTCCTGGTGCTGCACGAGACCCGGGGGAGGCCCG ACGGGCTGTCCCTGTGTCACCTGCCCCACGGCCCCACGGCCCACTTCACCCTCAGCGGGGCGGTGCTGCggcaggaggtgggggggctggggggggccccccTGGCGGctccccatctcctgctgctgcgCCTCGACTCCCCCCTGGGACGCAGG gTGGGCACAATCCTGAAGCACCTCTTCCCCGTCCCCCGCCCCGACAGCCGCCGCGTGGTGACGTTTGCCAACGAGGATGATGTCATTTTAGTCCG AAACCACGTTTACCGGCGGCAGGGGAGGACGGTGGAGCTGGAAGAGGTGGGACCCCGGTTCCAGCTGCGCC CTTATCTGATCCGCCTGGGGACCCTGGAGCAGGGGGACGCGGCCGACGTGGAATGGCGCTGGCACCCCTACACCGCCACGGCCCCCAAACGCCGCCTCCTCAGCGCCCAGTGA
- the PTPN18 gene encoding tyrosine-protein phosphatase non-receptor type 18, with the protein MDATYAVVNKTRRGGGAGGRDSTPFGRDTASFDRDHAPFGKDPAPPGTSPSLPGSPLRRPSPTLAASPQPGDGAYEVVTPHGDPGSTPCLGFNFRIGKPKGPREPPAEWSRV; encoded by the exons atgGACGCCACCTACGCCGTGGTCAACAAAACccgccgggggggcggggccggaggACGAGACTCCACCCCTTTTGGACGAGACACCGCCTCTTTTGACCGAGACCACGCCCCTTTCGGGAAAGACCCCGCCCCTCCGGgcacctccccctccctccctgggaGCCCCCTGCGGCGCCCCTCCCCCACCCTGGCCG CCTCCCCCCAACCCGGTGACGGCGCCTACGAGGTCGTGACCCCCCACGGGGACCCCGGCAGCACCCCATGTCTCG GATTTAATTTCCGGATCGGGAAACCCAAAGGACCGCGGGAACCCCCGGCCGAATGGTCCCGGGTGTGA